In the genome of Coregonus clupeaformis isolate EN_2021a chromosome 1, ASM2061545v1, whole genome shotgun sequence, one region contains:
- the LOC121582426 gene encoding glucagon receptor-like: MTWNRGSMALTCLLLLKMQKVEMVGGKVLEETYMRWIYYKDECVKMIDNEPFPQGLFCNRTFDRYACWPDGPPGLVVNVSCPSYLPWFDKVSQGVVRRQCGSDGHWVEEEDGEVWRDMSQCEEEQEVTSQELWFKQLMVSFRMLYTVGYTLSLFTLVSAVIILLSIRKLHCTRNYIHANLFVSFILRAVSVIVKDTMLERHWGREIMRQADLEEMLSHEAAIGCRMAQVVMQYCVLANHYWFFGEAIYLYSVLIASVFIENNKCLPYICLGWGTPLLFVIPWMLAKLLRENKECWAVNENMSYWWIIRFPILFASLINLLIFMKILKVILSKLRANNQNGYPDYKLRLAKATLTLIPLFGIHEVIFIFATDEQTTGILRYIKVFFTLFLNSFQGFLVAVLYCYCNKEVKTELAKKLQSCRMEMEVVCCGQ; this comes from the exons ATGACATGGAACAGGGGAAGCATGGCCCTAACGTGCCTACTGCTGCTGAAGATGCAGAAG GTGGAGATGGTTGGTGGGAAAGTCCTGGAGGAGACCTACATGAGGTGGATTTACTACAAAGACGAGTGTGTGAAGATGATTGACAATGAGCCATTTCCTCAAG GCTTGTTCTGTAACAGGACGTTTGACCGCTACGCCTGCTGGCCTGATGGTCCTCCTGGGTTGGTGGTCAACGTATCCTGTCCCTCCTACCTGCCCTGGTTCGACAAGG TGTCTCAGGGTGTGGTGCGTCGGCAGTGTGGCTCTGATGGCCactgggtggaggaggaggacggggaaGTCTGGAGGGACATGTCTCAGTGTGAAGAGGAACAAGAAGTCACATCTCAGGAG CTGTGGTTCAAGCAGTTGATGGTGAGCTTCAGGATGCTTTACACTGTTGGCTACACCCTGTCCCTCTTCACCCTTGTCTCAGCAGTCATCATTCTACTGAGTATCAG GAAGCTTCACTGCACCCGTAACTACATCCACGCAAACCTGTTTGTGTCTTTCATCCTGCGAGCCGTGTCGGTGATCGTCAAGGACACCATGCTGGAGCGTCACTGGGGCCGGGAGATCATGAGACAGGCCGACCTAGAAGAAATGCTGAGCCACGAG GCTGCCATTGGCTGCAGGATGGCCCAGGTGGTGATGCAGTATTGTGTACTAGCCAATCACTACTGGTTCTTTGGAGAGGCCATCTACCTGTATTCGGTGCTCATCGCCTCCGTATTCATTGAGAACAACAAGTGCTTGCCTTACATCTGCCTCGGCTGGG GAACCCCTCTTTTATTTGTCATTCCTTGGATGTTGGCCAAGCTATTGAGAGAAAACAaaga GTGCTGGGCAGTCAATGAAAATATGAGCTACTGGTGGATAATACGGTTCCCCATTCTGTTTGCGTCACTG ATCAATTTATTGATTTTCATGAAGATTTTGAAGGTTATTCTGTCCAAACTACGTGCCAACAATCAGAATGGCTATCCTGACTACAAGCTTCG CTTGGCCAAGGCGACCCTGACCCTCATCCCTCTATTTGGCATCCATGAGGTCATCTTCATCTTCGCCACTGATGAGCAGACCACTGGCATCCTGCGCTACATCAAGGTCTTCTTCACACTCTTCCTCAACTCATTTCAG GGATTTCTGGTGGCTGTGCTGTACTGCTACTGTAACAAAGAG